One Magnolia sinica isolate HGM2019 chromosome 2, MsV1, whole genome shotgun sequence genomic window, AGTTACCGAAGGTGGACCCTACTTGTAGCATTCCTGGGTCGAATAACGACATTGTTTCCTTTGATCTAGTGTCATATAGTACCTCTTCTTCATAATTTTCCACAACTACACTTACTTCAAACTAGTTTTTCCTATGCTAATGAAGTTTACTGGTCTTAAAGAAGGCTTAAAGTTTATTTATAAAGCTTTCGTTTGAATCTGATAATTTCCATTGTATTCCATGTCGATGTGTTTGTTTGAACACACTGTTGGTAGCATGACATCTATATTCACGATGTATTCAGCCAATTTATTCTGGCTAGTTTCTATTGTAGTAGGTGTGGAGAGTATCTGCTACAGAATTTCAGTTCCGATCCAATGCAGGTCAGTTTCTAACATCTGATGGTGGAGGGGGTTCAGTATCTGCCACGGCACAATCACCTTCCACAAAAGAGACATTTTTTATAGAAAGATTTCGTAACAGAGTTCACATTAAACTTCTAAATGGATCCTACGTGCAGGTATTTCATATCAATCATGATTGTTCCCTCCAAAAGATTTCATAAGCGATTTAAAAACTTATATTAAGTTCCCTCTTTAGGTTATTGAAATATTGAAGTATAAACATACTAGCTTTATACTCCATCTAGGCTGCATCAGAAAATCAGCTCACAGCTGACTATCTTGGGGTGCCGGGATGGGACGATAATGCAGCAACATTTGAAATGACAATTGTCGCGAATATCTTGCATGGAGATTACCAGCTTGCTAATGGTTATGGACATGATATTGCTAAAGAAGTCTTGAGGGTAAATTTCAATGCTACGCatcttctcttctctctaatcAAGAAAAATGCTGGAGCAGAATATGATTTAGAATGCTACTCCAACCACATGTGCATTGTTGCATGTAGCAGGTCCGCCTGTTCATCTGTGGCTGCCACTGTGTGCATGCTTGGTATGGGTGCAGCTtgggcaggttgggtcgggttaagGGTCAGCCTGAGCCTGACCCATCCCCAAGAGGACCCAACCCTCTATCCAACCAATCCAAGTTCCTGCCTGAGGTGcctgacccaaacccaacccaactcaaccagACTCAAACCAACCCAAATGCATATGGTTATTCCCAACTGGACCTAACCTGACatgaatttgctcaacctgaacccaaccctaGACCCTAAcaacccaacccgatccgacctgTACTCATGCTGGGCCAGTTGGGATTGAACTCAAGTTGCAGCCCTAGCACTTAGTGGGGTCTAACCATCAGGTGGCCTGCACGTATGTCCAATGTGGACCATGGGTCAATTTGTCATACCCACGTGCCAATATGATGACCGGActgtcctgatttttgggtcagagCAAATATACTGTGGTAACCCCTGTTGAAGGCCTGATCTTGCACCCACATGGAGagtgggatttgaaatcctactttCACTGGCAGCCTTCCTTTTCACATGCTGTAAACCAGAATACTGTCTGACAAACCCACAAATAGGTTCatgtggatttttattttttattttttattttaatgtttctTCAGGTCGAATGGTAACAGCAGCAAACTAGTTGCTGCTATTCCATTCATTTATTTACTGCTCTTGTGATGCCACACCTGAATCTTGTTTTTGTTTCATGGTCATTAGTTATTATCTTGAACTGTTGCTTTTCTCACATGTAGAAACATAGAAGCAGCTTTGTGACACGAGAAGATTTCCGTTTTCTGTTTGAGCATGGGATTAATACTGTGAGAATTCCTGTTGGATGGTGGATTGCACATGATCCTAACCCTCCATTTCCTTTCATTGGAGGAAGTTTAGCAGCTCTGGACAAGGCGTTCTCATGGGCACTGTAGGTCTTGTTTCCCGACATGGATTTGCAGTTAGTAGAAAAGGAAGCATGCAGTTCAAGTTCCGTGTCTCTGTAATTCTTGTTTGCAGCAGCCAGGCTTAACATGAGTTTTTAAATTTTGGGCACAGGGATTTTAATATAAGGTGCATAATTGATCTTCATGCCGCTCCAGGCTCCCAAAATGGGGTGGAGCATAGTGCGAGTAGAGATGGTTCGATAGACTGGCCTAATTCTGCAGACTACATCTCACAAAGCTTAGATGTTATTAACTTTTTAGCCTCCAGGTATGGTTTCTCAGTATAGATTCACTTGAACCACAGGCAGCAATGAGAGGTTTGACATTGTTGTTTGAAATACTCGAATGTGGTTTCATAATTGAGGCTAAACACGAGATATTGAACTGATGTCATACCACTACAAACTCTGTAATCTAAGACAAATGACAGGGTTACTATTTAGGAAAAGGAAATCTCAGTTTGGTTGTCAACCCCAAATTTCTGGATAGTGCtaaagatgataatgatgatgatggaatCTCAGTTCAGCTCAGTCAAAATTGGCCACCTGTGAAGTTCCAAACCTATGGCCATTTTTAAAAACAAGTGTGAACAGGCCAGGCCCACCACGTCTTGTTTCAGTTGATCGAGTTAGTTTCATTAATCTGACCTGTTTTTCGTTTATGGAAGACGATACAAAGAAATGGAACTTTGGAGTTTGATTATCCACTAGAATGATTGTTACTCATATAAACTGATATTTTAAGAATGTGAATAGCTACAACAACTGTGCAAAATGTGGATGTTTCTTAAGATTTTCCATTATCAGGTGGAGAAACTCTTGTACTTatcttggattttgaaaaattatcTATTTTTTAGAAGAGAATTCTTGCCTACTGAGCTAGCTCTGTTAATTAATTGTCATTTGATCACCCTGGGTCCCACCCATTGCCAGCCCCATATTTGCAACCAGGTGTATACTCTTCAGAATGTTGGTTTCCAATTTTCACTTGAAATACCATATATTTCCAAGGGCTAAATGCTTGTAAAAGAGGGTTGTAGGCTAACCTACCGTTGGTTGTAAGTGATCGGTTGGTTCTTGGAAATTTAGTTGAAATAGCATGAAAGTTGTAAGGTTCATTGTATGACCATGAACTGCACTGGCCATCCATACAACATGCATCATTTTTTATATGATGAAAAATAAAGCTATTCATGTGAAGTTGGTTTTTGAAGTATATCATGTCATGTtcgtctctctgtctctctctctctctctctctctctctctctctctctctctctctctcaggcctATGCTTCCTCTCACTGTTCTCCCCTCCTCTATTTTCTATTCTGAACTTTCTGTAATTTGAATTAAGTCTCATTGGCTTTTCCAACTTTGCATAGTTCTGTAATAACTCAATATAGTCAAAACTGTCTAGTGTACTGGGAAATCTCCCTGTCTATTCTGAGTTCGTGGATTGGAAAAAAAATGTCAGCCATTTCTGCATATGTTCCCTTGATTGGATATTGTTGTTGTACGCCATTGTTGTTTTCAAATAGAAGGCGGAAAGGTCATTGCATCCACATGGACATTGATCTTTCACTACCCAGAGAGAGAAAATATGATATGGggcaaaagcaaaaaaaaaaaaaaaacaaacaaacaaaaaagtgATGAGGCCATCAATGGGGCAAGGCTAGTAGGTTATCTCACATGGAAGAAATCATTAGAATGGCTTATTTTGCCCTGTAATAGGGTATGGATGTACAAATCTTTTTGACTAACCATATTGATCATAGATCACATATGGATTGTGAGTCGTGACTCTAATTTCTTAGGCTTGTACTTGTAGAAATTGAGTTTCTTGTATTTtagacatgcatgcatgcatcagCCACATCACAATATATTTTTAGTCAAGAACATATAGATCATACATGCATTCTGCAAAACAGGATGCATGTATGTGCTCGTGCATGTATGTACGTATACATGtgcgtgtatgtatgtatgtatctatTTATACACATATGTGCCTGCGTGCGTGCATGAacatcatcaaaccaaagtgctactcTGGAATTGTAACTATACAGGGTGGGGTCTATCTAGTAGTATATCGATCGGACACTTAGGATCTTCTAATTGGCGTGATTTTTATACCATGGCTTGCTcatagttgtatgaatgaatgaatagttcAGATCGATGATGGGTTGCCCCATGTGCCATGTAAAGCTTTGAGGAATGCTAACATCCCCACAAATGTGGGGATGCTAGCAAAACCATACACACACAACATATTAAACAATGGGCCATCTTACATTGCTTATAAAATCGAGATGGAAAGTGGACCTTATAGAAACCAGATGGGTGAACCAAATGCTCCTAAAACCCAACTAGGCCAACTCCAATAAATTGGGCCTTCTTACAAAATAGCAAACCACAAACCGAAAATAGCATGCAGGTGAACTGGGTAGCTGTGGTCAGGTGTGTTTTATATGGTAAGGGGATGTTGTCCTAGATGCTAACATACTTGTACTATAAGGGAATACAAGAAACTTGAACACCAAACTAGTGTTTATATGTTACTGTATTCAGGCTTACTGAAATTGGTTTACTCATTTTCAGGTATGCTCACCATCCTGCTCTGTTGGGGATTGAGCTTTTGAATGAGCCTTCTGCAGCTGGAGTTCCATTAGACGTCTTAGTTACATATTACTTAAGAGGTTATGAAGTAGTACGGAAGTACTCTTCTACGGCCTATGTGATATTCTGCCAGAGAATAGGCAATGCTGACCCAATAGAGCTTTATCAGGCAAACATTGGCAGTTTGAACACAGTAGTGGATCTGCACTACTATAACCTCTTTGATTCATTTTTCAATAACACAAGTGCTCCGGATAATATTCAGTTCATATATAAGAGCAGGCAGCCACAAGTGCAATCACTGAACAATGCAAATGGCCCCCTTGTCTTTATTGGTAAGATCCCCAAGTTAGGCCATCATATTTATCATGAACAGCAGCGTGAATTAGAACATTTCAAATTTATAGAAACAAACTCTAATTTTTCTGAGATGGCTAAAATTTCATGAGTATCCAAAATGTGATAATTACACCTGAATCTAGAAATCAACAAGAACAAATACCATCTGGAAGAAACCCGCTGGTTGGTAGATTTTAGCAGACTAACCTTTTCTGACCTTCAAAATGAAGAAGAATCATTCTGTTTGAGTATTGTGAATAAtgctgtcaatgggttgggttcaggtcgGGTCCTACAGTACCTGTACCCAAGTTCAGGACTCACCAGTTCTGGGTCTCTTTCTTTAAGACCCTGACCTGGATCCACTCGGATTCGGTTACCTgttgggtctttgtatttgggctTCAAGTTGGTTCAGGACAAATAAGAGCATTTGCATGGTCGGGCCCACCCAATGGGTGGATTAaatcacacacatgtgccactttgacacatgGATGGTGTATTGTAAACGGGCTCTCTTAGTTACATATGTGTGGCTTAGAAAACCTCACTTTGTTGCTAGAATAATCAATACATATTTAAGGTGTATAATGGTATTATGGACACTAACTGGACCTGACCCAGACCCAAGCCAACCTGATTTTAACCAGGTCCAAGTTGGTGGACCGATCGGGATCCCATTAAATCTGATTTTTAATCAGGTCCATGAAGGTGAGACCCGAAACTCACCCAATTTTTTAACGGGTCCAAAGAGGGGAACCTAGATCTGTTAAATCCAGGCCGGGTCCAAGGGCACTTGTGGGTCCAGATACCCATTAATAGCCCTAATTGTGAGTTGCCAAATTTCTATACTTCGATTGCATGATCATGTGACAAGTGTAGAATTACTTTGCACGTGAACTTATAATGTTAATTTGCTGAATGAAATTCTGAGAAATTATCTGATTGCTATGCAAAACTAGCTGCTGGTCTTACATAGTAATGTATTTCCCATGTATTTTGCACATATCTGTTCATAGTACCGTTG contains:
- the LOC131234668 gene encoding probable glucan 1,3-beta-glucosidase A isoform X1, whose product is MNWVIRKRLLSFTCISMEVVFRRWVFSFLIGCWVFISVAFSVESLNGSPKVRGVNLGGWLVVEGWIKPSLFDGIPNGDIIDGTQLQFKSVVFQKYVSTVNGGGAEVTVDRDVPSSWETFRVWRVSATEFQFRSNAGQFLTSDGGGGSVSATAQSPSTKETFFIERFRNRVHIKLLNGSYVQAASENQLTADYLGVPGWDDNAATFEMTIVANILHGDYQLANGYGHDIAKEVLRKHRSSFVTREDFRFLFEHGINTVRIPVGWWIAHDPNPPFPFIGGSLAALDKAFSWALDFNIRCIIDLHAAPGSQNGVEHSASRDGSIDWPNSADYISQSLDVINFLASRYAHHPALLGIELLNEPSAAGVPLDVLVTYYLRGYEVVRKYSSTAYVIFCQRIGNADPIELYQANIGSLNTVVDLHYYNLFDSFFNNTSAPDNIQFIYKSRQPQVQSLNNANGPLVFIGEWVNEWYVNNGSQAEYQDFGKAQLDVYNAASFGWSYWTLKNARKHWDFEWNILNRFLLLEASSNKQIPSNVLLLMLACGCFYFHHVV
- the LOC131234668 gene encoding probable glucan 1,3-beta-glucosidase A isoform X2: MEVVFRRWVFSFLIGCWVFISVAFSVESLNGSPKVRGVNLGGWLVVEGWIKPSLFDGIPNGDIIDGTQLQFKSVVFQKYVSTVNGGGAEVTVDRDVPSSWETFRVWRVSATEFQFRSNAGQFLTSDGGGGSVSATAQSPSTKETFFIERFRNRVHIKLLNGSYVQAASENQLTADYLGVPGWDDNAATFEMTIVANILHGDYQLANGYGHDIAKEVLRKHRSSFVTREDFRFLFEHGINTVRIPVGWWIAHDPNPPFPFIGGSLAALDKAFSWALDFNIRCIIDLHAAPGSQNGVEHSASRDGSIDWPNSADYISQSLDVINFLASRYAHHPALLGIELLNEPSAAGVPLDVLVTYYLRGYEVVRKYSSTAYVIFCQRIGNADPIELYQANIGSLNTVVDLHYYNLFDSFFNNTSAPDNIQFIYKSRQPQVQSLNNANGPLVFIGEWVNEWYVNNGSQAEYQDFGKAQLDVYNAASFGWSYWTLKNARKHWDFEWNILNRFLLLEASSNKQIPSNVLLLMLACGCFYFHHVV